The Anaerobranca gottschalkii DSM 13577 genome has a window encoding:
- a CDS encoding YaaR family protein: MARIVNSKTSLSNSKLIDNIKFQRITEVEQKYSPFELQLKISHLKKELDQLLVDIDKQGKVLAKNMTLKDLKKYRSLISSFIKKATEEMYNLKILNGDYFNPHKQYLVIEKIDEQLEEITQNLLEEEKDNLFILDKINYIKGLLINIAI, encoded by the coding sequence AGTTAATTGATAATATTAAATTCCAAAGAATAACAGAGGTTGAGCAAAAATATTCTCCCTTTGAGTTACAATTAAAAATATCCCATCTAAAGAAAGAATTAGACCAACTATTAGTAGATATAGATAAACAAGGTAAAGTTTTAGCCAAAAATATGACATTGAAGGATTTAAAAAAATACCGTAGTTTAATTTCTTCCTTTATCAAAAAAGCTACCGAAGAAATGTATAATTTAAAAATTCTAAATGGTGATTACTTTAATCCCCATAAACAATACTTAGTTATTGAAAAAATTGATGAACAATTAGAGGAAATCACCCAAAATTTATTAGAGGAAGAAAAAGATAATTTGTTTATCTTAGATAAGATTAACTATATAAAGGGTTTGTTAATAAATATAGCTATATAA
- a CDS encoding GNAT family N-acetyltransferase: MMKLAVNKLNNKKITGILKELKKDFLKNYDLIWLLEQSLGPGNWEVYGGEKGFLIKRNNICWVNPLTGGELDEFYKFITKDLPVHIHCYQNWICQYLEEKHYRLSKGENIYLYCQRENFKGRKKRISSIITYEDVQKCKEKWYSPEILDFLKQNQKVYGIINGENLLLGWCYIDSLTKGVAEIYRIEIHPMNRRRGYAIDILSSAIEDIFNYENYVVINIDSNNIEGINLFQKLGFKEIQREYRYLLK; the protein is encoded by the coding sequence ATGATGAAATTGGCAGTAAATAAGTTAAATAACAAAAAAATAACAGGAATTTTAAAAGAATTAAAAAAAGATTTTTTAAAAAATTATGATTTAATTTGGTTGCTTGAGCAAAGTTTAGGACCAGGGAACTGGGAAGTTTATGGAGGGGAAAAAGGCTTTTTAATAAAAAGAAATAATATTTGTTGGGTAAATCCTCTAACCGGTGGTGAATTAGATGAATTTTATAAGTTCATAACTAAAGACCTTCCAGTTCATATCCATTGTTACCAAAATTGGATCTGTCAATACTTAGAAGAAAAACACTATAGATTATCTAAAGGAGAAAATATTTATTTATATTGTCAACGGGAAAACTTTAAAGGAAGAAAAAAGAGAATTTCCTCAATAATTACCTACGAAGATGTTCAAAAGTGTAAAGAAAAGTGGTATAGCCCAGAGATCTTAGATTTTTTAAAACAAAATCAGAAGGTTTATGGTATTATAAATGGTGAAAATTTACTGTTAGGCTGGTGTTATATAGATAGCTTAACTAAAGGGGTGGCAGAAATATACAGAATAGAAATACATCCGATGAACAGGAGAAGGGGTTATGCCATCGATATTTTAAGTAGTGCTATTGAAGACATTTTTAATTATGAGAATTATGTGGTGATAAATATAGATTCTAACAATATAGAAGGAATAAATTTATTTCAAAAACTTGGATTTAAAGAAATTCAACGGGAATACCGCTATTTACTTAAATAA
- a CDS encoding HD-GYP domain-containing protein translates to MKLNFTQLLGAFSLALDLGESKVLSHAKRTGYIAFRIGEKLGIADTLDLFHGGLIHDIGVTKTLSEEHFIEERIKNHCLFGRELAENLPVSQNVKDIVLYHHEHFDGTGPNRLKGTEIPIEAQIVFLADQLDIRINHYQNIYNQKFRLIDFIKENANILFNGEIVQAFLDVAKTDKFWLDLQHNNFQYVFKNFQRDKYRYLLTEELLDISLVFAKIIDSKSKFTYRHSTGLADLVTMVGEKNNFPSQDVLKLKIAGLLHDIGKLAIPKEILEKPGKLTDEEFNIIKSHVYFTKHILSQVEGLEEISQIAGNHHEKLDGSGYAEGLTNEQLSYYDKILALGDIYQALTEERPYRKGDEPERALEKLKVLVDKGLLCGEGFQALFKTVL, encoded by the coding sequence TTGAAATTAAATTTTACTCAATTATTGGGGGCATTTTCTTTAGCCTTGGACTTAGGTGAAAGTAAGGTGTTATCCCATGCTAAGAGAACAGGTTATATAGCTTTTAGAATAGGGGAAAAATTAGGAATTGCCGATACGTTAGACCTTTTTCACGGTGGACTTATCCATGATATTGGAGTAACAAAAACCCTATCAGAAGAACATTTTATTGAAGAAAGGATAAAAAATCATTGTTTATTTGGTAGAGAATTGGCAGAAAACTTACCTGTTTCCCAAAATGTCAAAGATATAGTTTTATATCATCATGAACACTTTGACGGAACAGGCCCTAACCGTTTAAAGGGAACGGAAATTCCTATAGAAGCTCAAATAGTTTTTCTGGCAGATCAATTAGATATAAGGATAAATCATTATCAGAATATCTATAATCAAAAATTCCGGTTAATAGACTTTATCAAAGAAAATGCCAATATTCTTTTTAATGGAGAAATAGTACAAGCTTTCTTAGATGTAGCTAAAACTGATAAGTTTTGGTTGGATTTACAACATAACAACTTCCAGTATGTATTTAAAAATTTTCAAAGGGATAAGTACAGGTATTTATTAACAGAGGAACTATTGGATATCTCCCTAGTTTTTGCTAAAATTATCGATAGTAAAAGTAAGTTTACCTACCGCCATTCCACCGGTTTAGCTGATTTAGTGACAATGGTTGGGGAAAAAAATAATTTTCCATCTCAGGATGTATTAAAACTAAAAATTGCAGGGTTACTACATGATATAGGTAAACTAGCAATCCCTAAGGAAATTTTAGAAAAACCAGGTAAATTGACTGATGAAGAGTTTAATATAATTAAAAGTCATGTATATTTTACAAAACACATTTTATCTCAAGTAGAGGGATTAGAGGAAATTAGCCAAATAGCTGGAAATCACCATGAAAAATTAGATGGTAGTGGCTATGCGGAAGGATTAACAAATGAACAATTAAGTTATTATGATAAAATCTTAGCTTTAGGAGATATTTATCAAGCTTTAACAGAAGAAAGGCCTTATCGAAAAGGGGATGAGCCGGAAAGGGCATTAGAAAAACTAAAAGTCCTTGTAGATAAGGGATTATTATGTGGTGAAGGTTTTCAAGCTTTATTTAAAACAGTCCTTTAA
- a CDS encoding spore coat protein yields the protein MANYPNISAKDILHDCLSCEKSLTGLYNTALNEVNNQQLRQDLLSCLNECHTLQNTIYNIMEQRNMYQAKPAQPQEIAQAQQKYTNNK from the coding sequence TTGGCTAATTATCCAAACATCTCAGCAAAGGATATTCTCCATGATTGCTTAAGTTGTGAAAAATCTTTAACTGGCCTTTACAATACCGCCCTAAACGAGGTCAATAATCAACAACTTCGCCAAGATTTATTGAGCTGTTTAAATGAATGCCATACACTACAAAATACAATATATAATATAATGGAACAAAGGAATATGTATCAAGCAAAACCAGCACAACCCCAAGAGATAGCTCAAGCACAACAAAAATACACTAACAATAAATAA